One Temnothorax longispinosus isolate EJ_2023e chromosome 8, Tlon_JGU_v1, whole genome shotgun sequence genomic region harbors:
- the LOC139818358 gene encoding uncharacterized protein — protein MHIVTVSGMQRCNVNPTADYENSTLTLQIGDAGRNHTNVSNAKSDPKVILEEVIIAGSGNNTRVIANALVEDASKLDDEMLSLLSKREIRRSGRSYSNPDDQDAAQSRDTLVEANEEDDLELMSRVIAKYEPKRLTSRKTKRKIVDGSNGTQDVHDKVAGSITELEKTYAELLRSISRKAPKLSVNNPDVTLNPYLSQAVKQLNQIYIPEVTIRPVTNGGAEKSHSDIDSSFTSPTLSKKSKRLPKKYLQLNRTATTPRFSSLDELRSDEKSADSKELSAPVHRLSTGKTKPKVKNGSLSVPTSNVYPGSTEKPKNRREWNVQDSSIQVKPQFPLRLNNSNSNNIINVNNLKSLNVPNNVIQSPPRYNVIPRPFSVLQSPNSLATRNIDASYRKPSALPTGFNHQQQITTRSSANVLPLVLPTDLFTPPPARRYIPIKHANHLNLEGNSATIVTEASPPTSPVRERTTHADYDAVYRAVIGTTRSPLVTVNSQSSYGSSDYYAITEGPTERTVTQTNFTGTYIPSQTSASHAVQGRKDSQAIRKNDFLPRLASYNGSDDESSSLNEDPGIALYNRFASLYSTNVSNVFNAPKAITEDFKQPVQPSLQQVSTLPYATLKPLTPTLLKVRPITSSKPAPYYDSRLLVSQGGKYSTHNDENDETNEQSRVEDANETEEEDNDDNDDVGDYKTQINREAYEAYKTPNKQRENKDREEKKEDRYPQPSRNYGHQGKVKHYKYDENEKNIKNDDEREKYKNVRHENNDDGEEVDKTEEEEYVSIGKSNDENNDNPTHQYNKYKYERDHSNEEQREKPRYDRKEYNKLKNRRDKHDYESDVAHRLESNNKYFESLRNDDDEIRERGKKYRDRSDKKKLVGDNQYEKDRRDRKYEESEDESVAEDKPSVQRSKDQPVYRQDERHEEERSNDDDTLKYHYQVSPRKDSVHKERAEYGETNPTHTREEYHHQRVKNDHRDHPRRDSGNQDDGEGEETQEHDALKSETHKHEEHHEKKKGGGDHHFEEGGGAEHDEEHHGHEGEKGDKGYKVWHEHEKAEKGHHDKEHASKHYDEKDGEEKKHDEEGGYHEEHHHGEEGKKTAEFGEKGEHKKGHSTHGEHSVHKKDEFEKKTEFFDEFHEDGGQEKHGEHHHEHESKKGGHEKKGHHDGADHEEKYGKEEKHEKGGHHHEHKGHKVDEGHDHHYDHDQKYGKKEGHEDGKKWSFKKGDDGGGHKHNR, from the exons ATGCACATCGTCACGGTGTCCGGCATGCAAAGGTGCAACGTTAATCCGACAGCGGATTATGAAAATTCGACA CTGACGTTACAAATCGGTGACGCAGGACGCAACCACACGAACGTTTCGAACGCCAAAAGCGATCCCAAAGTCATTCTGGAGGAGGTAATTATTGCCGGAAGTGGAAATAATACTCGCGTAATCGCAAACGCACTAGTGGAGGATGCATCGAAGCTCGACGATGAGATGCTCTCGCTTTTGTCTAAGCGCGAGATACGGAGGAGCGGACGTTCGTATTCGAATCCGGACGATCAGGATGCGGCACAATCGCGCGACACGCTCGTTGAGGCGAACGAAGAGGACGATCTCGAATTAATGAGTCGCGTGATCGCGAAGTACGAGCCGAAGAGACTCACGTCGAGGAAGACCAAGAGGAAAATCGTCGACGGGTCAAACGGGACTCaag ATGTTCACGATAAGGTCGCGGGATCGATAACGGAACTCGAGAAGACCTATGCCGAACTGCTGAGAAGTATATCGCGGAAAGCGCCCAAATTGTCGGTGAACAATCCCGACGTGACGCTAAATCCCTATTTATCTCAAGCAGTGAAGCAACTCAACCAAATTTATATTCCGGAAGTGACGATCCGCCCCGTGACTAACGGCGGAGCGGAGAAGTCACATTCCGATATCGATTCTTCGTTCACGTCGCCTACTCTGAGCAAGAAGTCGAAAAGGTTACCGAAAAagtatttacaattaaatcgcACCGCCACAACTCCACGATTCTCATCGCTCGACGAATTAAGATCTGACGAGAAATCTGCTGACTCTAAAGAATTGAGCGCGCCCGTGCACAGACTATCCACCGGAAAGACGAAGCCGAAAGTGAAAAACGGATCATTATCTGTACCAACGTCAAATGTTTATCCCGGTTCTACGGAAAAGCCGAAAAACCGTCGCGAATGGAATGTTCAGGACTCCTCGATTCAAGTTAAACCTCAATTTCCCTTACGATTGAATAACAGTAActctaataacattattaacgtaaataatttaaaaagtttgaatGTTCCGAATAATGTCATTCAATCACCACCGAGATACAACGTGATACCAAGGCCATTTTCCGTATTGCAATCACCCAATTCACTTGCTACTAGAAACATCGACGCGTCGTACAGAAAACCGAGTGCCTTGCCGACGGGTTTCAACCACCAACAACAGATTACAACCCGTTCTTCCGCGAACGTTCTTCCGTTGGTCCTTCCGACGGATCTTTTCACACCGCCTCCAGCGCGTCGTTACATCCCGATAAAGCACGCGAATCATCTCAATCTTGAGGGAAATTCGGCAACGATCGTCACCGAGGCGAGTCCGCCGACGAGTCCCGTACGGGAAAGAACCACCCATGCAGATTACGATGCCGTTTACAGAGCCGTAATTGGCACTACGAGAAGTCCTTTGGTCACCGTTAATAGCCAGTCGAGCTACGGCTCGTCGGATTATTACGCTATTACGGAGGGCCCCACGGAGCGGACTGTTACGCAGACGAACTTCACGGGAACTTACATACCCAGTCAAACATCCGCTTCGCACGCCGTTCAAGGGCGAAAGGACTCTCAAGCCATTCGCAAGAACGACTTCCTACCTAGACTCGCCAGTTATAACGGTTCCGACGATGAGAGCTCAAGTTTAAATGAAGATCCTGGAATCGCGCTTTATAACAGATTCGCGAGCTTATATTCAACTAACGTATCTAACGTATTCAATGCACCGAAAGCAATTACGGAAGACTTTAAGCAACCGGTACAGCCTTCGCTACAGCAAGTTTCCACCCTTCCTTACGCAACTTTAAAACCTCTTACTCCCACGTTGCTGAAAGTCCGACCGATTACTTCCTCTAAACCTGCGCCGTATTACGATAGTAGATTACTTGTTTCGCAAGGCGGAAAATATAGCACGCACAACGATGAGAACGACGAAACGAACGAGCAGTCTCGTGTTGAAGACGCAAACGAGACCGAGGAGGAAGATAATGACGATAATGACGATGTTGGAGATTATAAAACTCAAATTAATCGAGAGGCTTACGAGGCTTACAAGACGCCGAATAAACAACGCGAGAATAAAGATCgcgaagaaaagaaggaagatcGTTATCCACAGCCGAGCCGTAATTACGGACATCAAGGCAAAGTTAAACATTACAAATATgatgaaaatgagaaaaatattaaaaacgacGATGAACgcgaaaaatataagaatgttCGGCATGAGAATAACGATGACGGAGAGGAAGTTGATAAAACGGAAGAGGAAGAATATGTCAGTATCGGAAAAAGTAATGATGAGAACAATGATAATCCTACTCATCAAtacaataagtataaatatgaGAGAGATCATTCTAATGAGGAACAACGTGAGAAACCACGCTATGATCGTAAGGAATATAACAAACTAAAAAATCGTCGCGATAAACATGACTATGAAAGTGACGTTGCGCACCGACttgaaagtaataataaatatttcgaatCACTGCGTAATGACGATGATGAGATTCGTGAGCGGGGTAAAAAATATCGTGATCGCtctgataaaaagaaattggtAGGCGATAACCAATACGAAAAAGATCGACGAGATCGCAAATATGAAGAATCCGAAGATGAGAGTGTCGCTGAAGACAAACCGTCCGTTCAACGTTCTAAAGATCAACCAGTTTATAGACAAGACGAAAGACACGAAGAGGAACGAAGCAATGATGACGATACGCTCAAATATCATTATCAGGTCTCTCCACGAAAAGACTCGGTTCACAAAGAGCGCGCAGAATACGGCGAAACTAATCCTACGCATACACGCGAGGAATATCATCATCAACGTGTCAAGAATGATCATCGTGATCATCCTAGACGCGATAGTGGAAATCAGGATGACGGTGAAGGGGAAGAGACTCAGGAACACGACGCACTTAAGAGCGAGACGCACAAACACGAGGAACATcacgaaaagaagaaaggtgGAGGAGATCATCATTTTGAGGAAGGTGGAGGTGCGGAACATGACGAGGAACATCACGGACACGAGGGAGAAAAGGGCGACAAG GGATATAAGGTTTGGCACGAGCACGAGAAGGCCGAGAAGGGGCATCACGACAAGGAGCATGCCAGCAAACACTATGACGAGAAAGATGGCGAGGAGAAGAAACACGATGAAGAGGGTGGATACCACGAGGAACATCATCACGGTGAAGAGGGCAAGAAGACGGCAGAATTCGGCGAGAAAGGTGAACACAAGAAGGGTCACAGTACACACGGCGAACATTCGGTGCATAAGAAG GACGAATTCGAGAAGAAGACCGAGTTCTTCGACGAGTTCCACGAAGACGGTGGACAGGAGAAGCACGGCGAGCACCATCACGAACACGAGTCGAAGAAGGGCGGCCACGAGAAGAAGGGTCATCATGACGGCGCCGATCACGAGGAGAAATACGGCAAGGAGGAGAAGCACGAGAAAGGCGGTCATCATCACGAGCACAAGGGCCACAAGGTCGACGAAGGCCACGATCATCATTACGATCACGATCAGAAGTACGGCAAGAAGGAGGGGCACGAGGACGGGAAAAAGTGGAGTTTCAAGAAGGGCGACGACGGTGGCGGTCATAAGCATAATCGCTGA